From the genome of Papaver somniferum cultivar HN1 chromosome 2, ASM357369v1, whole genome shotgun sequence, one region includes:
- the LOC113352114 gene encoding uncharacterized protein LOC113352114, with product MTVRMSNLMEKLVAPQQAAYIKRRCIQEQVLLASEMVNEMKKKRRGGNVGLKLDISQAYDSVSWEFLFQVLQKFGFSTSWCDWLHTIFKSTRISLLINGGPCGFFPVSWGLRQGDPLSPILFVLMEEVLSNKITQFVNEGKINPIVIRKGIGPTHLFFTDDVFMFCNGGKKCLQNFQQLLETYQQCSGQITNKSKSKLFIDGTTCLRKKMIQDIMQMEISEFPDKYLGVILAAGRVKTSTVWPMVEMLQGKLAAWKGETPLVNNMSNSQLFLNNKKMKLDDIIYEGAWAIPSEIQAVIMNQSLPEIIGDEDELIWNGDIKGAFIMSAATNKLRHKESRKHWSSYAIFQVKSPKSFDDIWKYTKNKSPLIQEIWITASCVALKEIWFQKNKKYFEEVKPNVQNIQRRVMKLVKEGGLRMKGHKWNQIYDEQIIKFFSLGHRSTKYQCIRTCFWTPPTNGYILFCCDGSSFGNPGAADFGVVVRDEYCQVIGTLSGGLGMATNYIAENYVLLCATELAFEWGLTKIIIRSYSKTVLQEFEADKVPWFLRARWRKARSKIASIKFEHCYREVNFSADIVAKR from the exons ATGACTGTGAGGATGAGTAATTTGATGGAAAAGCTAGTAGCCCCTCAACAAGCAGCTTACATAAAAAGAAGATGTATCCAAGAACAAGTACTTCTAGCCTCTGAAATGGTCaatgaaatgaagaaaaaaagaagaggaggTAATGTTGGACTCaaacttgatatttctcaagcATATGACTCAGTGAGTTGGGAATTTCTTTTTCAAGtacttcaaaaatttggtttctcCACAAGCTGGTGTGATTGGTTACATACTATTTTTAAATCAACAAGAATATCACTTTTAATCAATGGAGGTCCATGTGGTTTTTTTCCAGTTAGTTGGGGTCTCAGGCAAGGAGATCCCCTATCTCCAATTCTGTTTGTGCTAATGGAGGAGGTCCTAAGTAATAAGATAACTCAATTTGTGAATGAAGGAAAAATCAATCCAATTGTTATAAGAAAAGGAATTGGTCCAACACATCTGTTTTTTACAGATGATGTTTTTATGTTTTGTAATGGAGGAAAAAAATGTCTTCAAAATTTCCAGCAATTACTAGAAACATATCAACAATGCTCTGGGCAAATCACTAATAAGAGCAAGAGTAAACTGTTCATTGATGGTACAACTTGCTTAAGGAAGAAAATGATACAAGATATAATGCAGATGGAGATAAGTGAATTTCCTGATAAGTACTTGGGTGTCATTTTAGCAGCAGGCAGAGTTAAAACCTCAACAGTGTGGCCAATGGTGGAGATGTTACAGGGTAAACTTGCTGCTTGGAAAG GTGAAACTCCACTGGTGAATAATATGAGTAATTCTCAACTTTTTCTaaacaacaagaagatgaagcTAGATGATATTATATATGAAGGTGCATGGGCTATACCAAGTGAAATACAAGCAGTGATAATGAACCAATCATTACCAGAAATCATTGGAGATGAGGATGAATTGATATGGAATGGTGATATTAAAGGAGCATTTATAATGTCAGCAGCAACAAACAAGCTCAGACACAAAGAATCCAGAAAGCATTGGTCAAG TTATG CCATCTTTCAAGTTAAGTCCCCCAAATCATTTGATGATATTTGGAAATATACAAAGAATAAAAGTCCCCTGATACAGGAAATATGGATCACAGCTTCTTGTGTTGCTCTAAAAGAAATATGGTttcaaaaaaacaagaaatatttTGAAGAAGTAAAGCCAAATGTGCAGAATATACAAAGAAGAGTAATGAAATTAGTGAAAGAGGGTGGTCTGAGAATGAAAGGGCATAAATGGAACCAAATTTATGATGAACAGATAATAAAGTTCTTCAGTCTGGGGCACAGAAGCACAAAATATCAGTGTATCAGAACTTGTTTCTGGACTCCTCCAACAAATGGCTATATTCTGTTTTGTTGTGATGGATCATCATTTGGTAATCCAGGTGCAGCAGACTTTGGAGTGGTAGTCAGAGATGAATATTGCCAAGTAATAGGTACTTTAAGTGGTGGTTTGGGTATGGCAACAAATTATATAGCCGAAAACTATGTTTTATTATGTGCAACAGAATTAGCTTTTGAATGGGGTTTAACAAAGATTATCATCAGGTCATATTCCAAAACTGTGTTGCAGGAGTTTGAAGCAGATAAGGTACCATGGTTTCTCAGGGCAAGATGGAGGAAAGCAAGATCAAAAATTGCTTCTATAAAATTTGAACATTGCTACAGGGAAGTTAATTTCTCTGCAGATATAGTGGCTAAGAGATGA
- the LOC113352115 gene encoding uncharacterized protein LOC113352115: protein MCIAQPQLEYLGNLISANGVATDPEKISATQIWPLPTNLKQLRGFLGLTRYYRRFINNYGTISKPLTDMLKKDAFHWTPSAHQAFTDLKTTMTQDLVLALPDFSKHFILEIDAYDRGVGAVLMQDGRPLSFYSTTLGPKALALSTYEK from the coding sequence ATGTGTATTGCTCAACCTCAGTTGGAGTATTTGGGAAACCTAATTTCTGCTAATGGAGTGGCTACTGACCCTGAAAAAATTTCAGCTACGCAAATTTGGCCACTACCCACCAACTTGAAACAGTTAAGGGGATTTTTGGGCCTCACAAGGTATTATAGAAGATTCATAAATAACTATGGAACCATTTCTAAACCTCTCACTGATATGCTGAAGAAAGATGCTTTCCATTGGACTCCTTCAGCACATCAAGCTTTCACTGATCTCAAAACTACAATGACACAGGATCTAGTGTTGGCATTACCTGATTTCTCAAAACATTTCATCTTGGAAATTGATGCCTATGACAGAGGAGTAGGAGCAGTTCTCATGCAAGATGGCAGGCCACTCTCATTTTACAGTACAACTTTAGGCCCTAAAGCATTGGCACTATCTACTTATGAAAAATAA